gcgtgttctcccgttcgtatgcaagcttcgaagatcttagagccccacttgttgctcctctactcagtccacaagcacgaattgaatcccacgtatgctagtacggaagagaacgatcacaatatgtctcttgctttgtttgggatgtacggcgtttagagaattagaattagggtttttgtgtttttctttttgtcagatattgaatgaacgtgatttctaaatccctgacattataactattataatgtgagagttttaggttaacacaaaaccaaagcccaacattcttcccttaacagaccggttgccatcgggccttttgggcccattccaattaatgcttatatgtgtgaccttataggattaatatattttagttgtaggtccaatcaatattgtcctgctaatcacatttattctctagcaagcaaatatgattactaaaataattaacttattatcttcataattaattcctatttatatttagtaattgccggaaatgtctaaggacataattccttcaatctcccacttgtccgaagacaagaacgcaatgctaaattccttaagtctcttaatgccaaaatttgataacacactgttattctcaaattctagtttcttgatcgccgagttcgaactgttcaaataaagattaatttttaatcccattccgcatggccatgcaattttcagttctcgctcatcaagaggcccagacaccattcctatcaaataggaggacttattcactcttgtatgaccataactcccactcaattcttagcccacctgatcactgcctttataacctccttttacggcgcggcgtttaacagcgtcaaagttaaactaattgtctcgtggttattaagacatactcatgtctaaggaatccactaaatatagaagtttgattctacttttagaatctagttaggtcaagtcacaatgcatcaagtatacatccatataatcaattagacatccctatgtctccatagcccatggaactgcactatcaattaattacatgctagtcttcacataaatcacttatgtccaatttagtgatttagactagggacttaataagttgtgatttcagttcactttatagggtttcattatcaaaacgttttcgataatcctatttgcaaacacaagttatttggacattttatttaatactaaaccaaacaattaaataagaatgaacttttattgataaacattcaaagcataataaatgtctttacaattgtaaacataaagtaaacaaactaaagccattctcccatatgcctaagccccatagacctagtatgactctcatgcttaggttgagcaagcggtttagtcagaggatcagccacgttatcctcagtatgaaccttgcttactttcacatcccctctttcaacgatctctcgaatgagatggaatctcctgagcacatgtttggatttttggtgcgatctgggttccttggactgggaaatggcaccattgttgtcacagtacaactcaatgccattttcaatgctaggaactacaccaagttcactaatgaactttttgatccaaacagcttcttttgctgcatcacttgctgcaatatactcagcctcagttgtagaatctgcgatggtactctgcttagaactcttccagctcacagcccctccattTAGACAAAAaatgaaaccagattgtgatcggaaatcatctttgtcactttggaagcttgcatcggtgtatccagtggcaaccaactcattatctccaccatagaccaagaaatcatccttagtccttcttaagtacttaaggatattctttgctgccatccagtgcgcctctcctgggtttgactggtatctgctgcacatactcaaagcatatgcaacatccggtcgagtgcataccatgacatacataatggaccctactgcagaggcataaggaacattactcatgcgcttgacctcatcaggtgtcgaaggacactgagtcttgccaagtgaaatgtcatgttgcatgggaatgaaacctcttttggagttttccagcttgaaccttgcaagaaccttatcaatataagtctcttggctaagtccaatcagccttttggatctatctctatggatccttattcccaagatgtattcagcttctcctaggtctttcatggaaaaacaacttttaaaccattccttgactgactcaagcatggtcttgtcgtttcctatgagaagtatgtcatccacatacaagactaggaaagcaatactactcccactcaacttcttgtatatacaagattcctcttcatttctgaggaagccaaaagatttgactgcctcatcaaatctgaggttccaactccgggatgcttgcttaagcccataaatggacttcttaagcttgcaaacttttcttggactgtttggatcttcaaaaccttgtggttgtgtcatgtacacatcctctttcaagaacccattcaagaaagcggttttgacgtccatctgccagatctcatagtcatgaaaggcagcaatcgcaagaattatcctaatggatttcagcatggctactggtgagaaggtttcat
This Spinacia oleracea cultivar Varoflay chromosome 6, BTI_SOV_V1, whole genome shotgun sequence DNA region includes the following protein-coding sequences:
- the LOC130462427 gene encoding secreted RxLR effector protein 161-like; translation: MSNVPYASAVGSIMYVMVCTRPDVAYALSMCSRYQSNPGEAHWMAAKNILKYLRRTKDDFLVYGGDNELVATGYTDASFQSDKDDFRSQSGFIFCLNGGAVSWKSSKQSTIADSTTEAEYIAASDAAKEAVWIKKFISELGVVPSIENGIELYCDNNGAISQSKEPRSHQKSKHVLRRFHLIREIVERGDVKVSKVHTEDNVADPLTKPLAQPKHESHTRSMGLRHMGEWL